The following DNA comes from Fibrobacter sp..
AATTCCTGACTGCAAGGTCATCAGAGAGCAGGGATGTTATTCCAGCAAGTGATTCCCGGGTGGCAGAGCAGGCTAAGAGCATAAACCAGTTTGCCTCCAGGATGTATAAGCAGCTTGTGGAAGGAAACAAGAACCTCTTTTTTTCCCCTTACAGCATAACAGTGGCGTTGGGGATGACTGATGCGGGTGCTGCAGGAGAAACTGCCGAGCAGATTCGAAGTACACTTCAGGTGACACTTGCAGGAGAGGATTTTCATGCCGCTCTCAATGGTCTTGACAGGAGTCTGGAGACTCATTCGGATGAGACCGAAAAACTTGAACTCAATGTTGTAAACAGTATCTGGCAGCAGAACGGTCTTTTGATAAAAGATACTTATCTGGATCTCCTTGCACGTCATTATGATGCAGGAGTAAATTTGCTCGATTTCAGGAAAAATCCGGAATCATGCCGTATCATTATAAACAACTGGGTAAGTGAGCAGACAAAATCAAGGATAAACAATCTTCTTCCACCTGGATCCATAAATACTTTAACAGAACTGGTATTAACAAATGCCATTTACTTTATGGCAGACTGGCTTTATTCCTTTAATTCTGAAAAAACAGACAATCAGGAATTCCAACTCCTTGACGGTGAAAAAGTTCTTGTTCCGACTATGAAGCTGGAGGGTGAGAATGGTGGCGAAATAAAACTATTATATACAGAAGCGGAGAATGTCAGGGTCCTTGAGCTTCCATACAAAGGCGGACGTATCGCCATGGATTTCATTCTTCCGGACAGTGGCATGTTTTCCGATTTTGAATCGAATTTCAGCGCAGAAGATATTACCGGGTTGCTGGACAAGCTGAATCCAACAGTATTGCCACCAATTCGCATTCCGAAATTTCAGTTTACTACCGAACCGATGTCTTTGACAAATGCGTTTAAATCACTGGGTATGACAGCCCCATTTTCAAACGCGGATTTCTCGGGAATTTCTGACAAGTATAACCTGGTCATCTCAGATATAATCCATAAGGCATTTATCAAGGTTGATGAGAAGGGTACTGAGGCCGCTGCCGCGACAGCAATAATTCTTGGGAGGGACACCACAGCATCTTCATACCCAATCTTTGTAGCTGATCGTCCCTTTATCTACCTGATACGCGATACTCAGACAAAGGCGATTCTTTTTATGGGGCGTGTGATGGATCCGAGAGTTAACGGTTGAAGAGTTTACTCTGTTTTCCAGATTATCCGATTCCTGGATTTCGTACGGACTCAGCATGTGAGATGCCGGCATCGTCTATTGTAAAGTAAAATGTAGCACCTTTTCCTTTTTCTGCCTCTGCCCATACCTTCCCCCCGTGGCGGCTCATTATTCTGTTTACTGTTGCAAGTCCGATTCCGGTTCCGGGAAACTCTTTGTCAGAGTGCAGGCGATGAAAAGGGATGAAGAGCCGTTTTACACTGCTCATATCAAAACCGACTCCATTATCTTTAATAAAAAACACTGTCTGATTGTCTCTTTTAAATGAGCCGAATTCAATCCGGGTACAGGAATTCTTTTTTGTATATTTCCAGGAGTTGTTTATCAGATTTGTAAGGGCAATTTTAATAAGACTTGCATCTGCAGTTATCTCCATCCCGCTCTGAATCGAAATATCCGCTTTTCTGTCAGGGTCTCTCTGTTTAAGTTCATTGACTATGTCCTCTGCAATTCTGGAGAGATTTATTTTTTCACGGGATATTGCCAAACGACCGATTCTGGAAAGAGAGAGAATGCTGTCGATCAATTCATTCATCTTCTTGCCGGATTATTCAATGCGCAAAATGATCTCTCTTCCGGATTCGTCAAGTATATTCGAATAATCTTCGAGAAAAATTTTGCATAGACCGAGTATAGCCTGAACCGGGGTGCGAAGGTCGTGAGAAACGGAATAGGAAAAAGACTCCAGTTCCTCAATAGCATCTCTCATCCGATCCTCAGCCTTTTTCCGCTTTGTTGTTTCTGTTAATGAAAAGACCAGGCCTGTTACCGTTCCGGTACTGTCCTTGACAGGAATCAGAGACCAGTCCCAGTAAGTTACGCCCCTTTCCGGCTGGTCCACATACTGGAATGGCTTGTCATGAAAACGGACCGGCTTTGCAGTATCGCGGCATTCCCTGAAAAGTTTTTATTTTCAGGGTTTGGAAAAAATGCAAAGTGATTCTTTCCGACAAGTTCCGCTTTTGAATGACCTGATCCGGAAGCATAAGCTTCGTTGATGTATACAAAATTGAAGTCTCTGTCAAGGTATGCCAAATGGGTATGGGTGTTTTCCAGAAGTGCTTTGAGAATATTGTTTTCTTCCCTCAGTTTTTCGTTCCGGTAGATCAGATCTTCCATCAGAAGTCTACACCTCGGTTTTTACCCTTTTGATGAAATTATCAAACCTTTGGAGAATCTGTCCCTTGAAAGTATCATCCGATAAACGGGCCTTCATAAGTGCATCGTTGTCATGCCTTTGCTCTTCAGGAACAACAAGTTTTATTGGGAATGCCTCGCAAAGGATGCTTTTTTCTCCGGCCATACTCCTTACTTTTGAGAATACTCTGGTATAACCGAACCGACTGTCTTTTTCTGAGTCATCGACACCACAGCATGTAGCAAAAATCAAATTGTTAATACTTCTGTTGTATTCTTTGATGAAAGAGCGCAGAGGGTAAATAAGATTACCCATCCAGACAGGTCCGCATAGCAAAACCCGATCGTACTCTTTTAAATCAGCTTTGAGAGGGTTTATTCCTAAGCCTGCTCCAGTGAGTGAAGAGAGTACCTGAAAGAAAAACGCACTCATCCTGGGTGTTATCTCTTCGATATCCCCTCCCAGTGCCTCGATGCATTTCCGTGCAAGATATTTATTGTTCCCGGATTTTGAGTAGTAGACGACCAATGTTTTCATGGCTTTCCCTTAGAAGTATGAATATGAGGACAGTAAGTATTCTGTGAAAATTCCAGTGTAGAATGAATCTAATAAGAAAGCAATACCGGTGCACAAAAAAAGTAAGGGTCCCGGGGACGGACTACTTTTTTACTTTTATGATGGCCTTCCGGGATGGTCCAAAGCATCAATTCATTTAAAAGGCAATTTAAGCAATTAAGTAACCGGTTCACCTCAGAGATGAATCAGGGATTTAACAGCTTAAGTTCACTTTTTCATCACATGGTAATTCGGCTGCAGCCTGTCACATCAACGACAGATAAAAGTAAAAGGATAGTCCGTCCCCTGAAGTAAAACAATTAAAAGAATTATTAAATAATCTAAATTAAAACCACCCCTTTATCCTTCATTCCACTGAACACCTGCAGTTTGGTTATGCACTAAAAGATAGAACTCTCAATGAAAGGGGTCTTATGGTTGTGCGTTTTAAAGTATCTGTAATTATTCTCTGTGCCTGCATTGTTTCCTCTTTTGGCGCTGCCATTCATCTTAACCAGACCGGGTTTTATCCTGAGGGAATAAAAAAGGCGGTAGCGATTGGAGCCACAAGCGACAGCTTTTTTGTATATAATTCTCAGGATCAGAAGGTGTATGCCGGGGCTCTTTCCGGGGGCAAATTCTGGGATGCATCGGGAGAGAATGCCCGGATCGCCGATTTTTCTGCTTTTAAAGAGACTGGTAACTTTAAGATAAGAATACAGGGATGCCCGGATTCCTATGAATTTACTATCGCGAACGATGTTCATCTTCAGGTGGCAAAAGCGAGTATAAAGGCTTTCTACTTCAACAGGGCCTCGATGGCACTTGATGCGCAGTATGCAGGGAAATGGGCAAGAAGCGCCGGTCATCCGGACAACGCGGTCCAGATTCATCAATCGGCTGCTTTCGGTCAGAGAACAGCCGGATCAACCATTTCATCACCCGGTGGATGGTATGATGCGGGTGATTATGGTAAGTACATTGTAAACTCGGGTATCACCACATATACGATGTTTGCTGCTTACGAGGCATTTCCCTCATTTTATGACACTCTCAACCTCAATATTCCCGAGTCCAACAATGATCTCCCCGATCTTATTGATGAGGTGCTGTGGAATTTAAGATGGATGCTTACCATGCAGGATTCTCAGGACGGGGGGGTGTATCACAAGCTCACATCGAGAAATTTCTGCGGGATGATCATGCCTGAGGAAGATGATGCGCCGAGGTATGTAATCATGAAGTCAACTGCTGCCACACTTGACTTTGCGGCAGTAACCGCACAGGCTTACCGCATTCTGAAAAAATTCGAAAGCCAGCTTCCCGGGTTTGCTGATCAGTGTCTGACGGCATCATTGAATGCCTGGAAATGGGCTCGTAGTAATCCAGCGGTTCGCTACAATCAGACTAACCACAACCGTGATTATGATCCGGATATCACAACCGGTGAGTACGGGGACAACAATGTAAGCGATGAGTTCAAGTGGGCAGCTACAGAGCTTTACATAGCGACAAAACAGGACAGTTTCTTCACTATCGCTTATCCATCCGGAATGCTTGATGATTTTTACACCATCCCGGCGTGGCCGGGAGTTGCAACACTCAGTCTCTACTCGCTTTTTCTTAACAAAAAAGACCTGACATCTGCAGTTGATGAAGGCAGTATTGTTGCAAAAATCCTGGATCTTGCAGGTGACTATGTTGCCAGGTGCGACACCAATCCCTACGGGATAGGCATGACCGCATCCGATTTTTACTGGGGAAGCAGTGCTGTAGCAGCAAACCAGGGTATGGCAGCGGTTTTCGCATATCTGGCTGGTGGGGATGCTAAATACAAAAATACTGCCATCAACCAGTTCGATTATCTGCTTGGAAGAAATCCAACCGGGTATTCATTTGTGACCGGTTATGGTGACAAGACTCCCATGTTTATCCACCACAGACCATCAGAGGCTGATGGAATAGATGAGCCGATTCCCGGTTTTGTAGTCGGCGGTCCCAATAAGAACAGGGAGGATGCAAAGGATTGCAAAAATGCCTATACATCGGAACTTCCAGCACTTTCCTATATCGACCTGATGTGCAGCTATGCATCTAACGAGATAGCGATCAACTGGAATGCTCCTCTGGTTTTTCTCTCCGGAGCCATTGAAGCTCTCCAGGGTCCATCAGTAAATACCAGGAATCCGGTGACGGTAAATAAAAAGTCAAAATTTTCCGTTATTAAAAAAAAAGGGCAACTAAGAATTGATTTTCCGAATGTGGTTTCCGGGAATTTAAAGGTGTTTGGTATCGATGGAAAAGTGTTGAAGACAAAAGTGGTCAATAATTTAAACAGAGTTGAAATAAAGACTGACTGGCCTGGACAGATGGTACTGATCAGGTTTACGGAAGAGGGAACCGGAACTCTCCTGTTTGTTGAGAAGATCTTTACCGGTATGGTAAGATAAATCAGGGAAGTACATCGCCTGGTTGAGAATAAAAACAGAATATGACACGGGCCCTGAACGGGCCCTTTTTATTTATGCTCAGCGTGGATTTTCAAGTACTCCTCTGGGGGATTCAGGGGGCAGGTCAGGAATAAAGAGCCTGTTTACATGTCGTAAATAGTCTCATCCCTGGTTGGCGCCGCTCTCCTTGAGCTGCCTTTTCCTCCGCCATCTACTTTGAACAGATCATTTTCATCCAGATCTTCCATCTCCTGGCCAACTGCCTCCGGATCTTCTCCGGACTCTATCCTGCTGAGAGCTTCTTCCATCTTATCACCAAGTTTTAGACCGGTCATGTTAGATAATTTACGCATGAGATCTGCGGCCTGACGGGGATCATCCTCGTTTATATTCTCAGCCTCTGAAGCAAGAGATTCTATCGCCCTCTCCATCTTTGCCTCATCGATCGGCAGATCAGGCATCCCTGAATCATCACCACTATTCTTGCTTTTTGCAGTTACCGCAAACCTCGATACCATCCTCTTCAGGTCATCGGTACGGCATTTCGGGCACAAGGGAACTTTATCCGTATTGATAGTTCTGGAAAAGAAGGTATAAATGGTATTGCACGAAGAGCAGTAAAACTCGTACATCGGCATTGTCTACACTCCTTTATTCAGATGTTTTGTGTATAAAATATAGTAACTTAATTCGGGTGATTTCAAAGGTCTTAACCGATGTTTGTTCTTCATATCGGGGTCGGAATCGGTATCGAATGTTTTTTAACTGTTTTTCTCCTGAGAGTAATCCAGAATTGTTTGCTCATTAAAGAGATAAGGTGTGGGTTTCCCCCTGGTTTCAGCCCGTTGAAGACTCCGGATTTTTCCCCGTAGCTTCTTAGCGTAGGAGGGCTTTCCACCACGATGTACGACATTACAACAGAACGATAGCACGACAATACGATAGTATGTATCCAGTCTACCCTTAAGTGCATGCAGGAAGAAGAAAAAGAAATGTTGACTGGCAGGAAACGATATTTTGGGTTGTTGTTTCACCTCTGAGGTGAAAGAGTGAATTTGCCTGTTAAAAAGTGGCCAAAATAAGTTATAAATTCACCTCAAAGATGAAATAAGGACATTACAGCCCTCACCTCAGGGTACTGTCAGTTTCCTGATATCTTCGTTAAAAAGAAAAACAATGTTAATAGAATAAACAGTTTCAGTAATGTCCGGTTAAAGACCAGGTCACCGATGTTTGTTTTTCATATCGGGGTCGGTATCGAATGTTTTTTACCTGTTTTTCTCCGGAGAGTAATCCTGAATCGTTCATTAAAGAGGCTGATAAGCAGATGGTATTATCACGATTATAGTGCGATAGAGTGAAAAAGCAAAAAGGCGCAAAAGCGCCTTTCAGAACACTATTCCTGATCGACCTCAAAGGCCAGTTTCACAGTGACCTGCCATTTATCGATATGGGTACCTTCGATACGTCCACGCAGATCGGAGATCTGGAACCAGCGCATGTTTCTTATGGTCCGGGATGAAAAGGAGAGGGCATTTCTCACCGCGTCTTCGATACTGTCAGGGGATGAGCCTGTGAGTTCGATTGTCTTGTAGACATTTTCCATTTCTTTACCTCCTGGTAATAAGTAGGGTTATAAAAGAGAGCAGAAGAAGAGCTATAGAGATGAAAAAGAGAATCTGTGCGATTCCGGACAGTTCCACAACGATGCTGCTGAATGCAAAAAATCCGCTTACAGCGCTCAGGAGCAGAAAAAGGATGATCCATCCGGTCATGGTTCGCTTTTTATTTTTACAGGTGAAGGACCTGTGACAGTGAGGTTTTCCGGATGGGTACACCACTCTGTAAAAGAACCCTCAAATATCCTCACATCCGGGAAGTTCATTGCATATTTGAGAACCAGAAATGCCGATGTTGCCTCTCTGCCGGTACCGCAATAGAGGACAATTGACTTATCGGGAAAGATTTTCCGTCCTTTTACCAGTTCTGCGATTTTTTCCAGGGGCTTGAGCAGTCTGGGATTATCATGATCCATCAGTACACGCCAGGGAAGGTTGATGGCACGCGGGATATGCCCTGGCTTTGACCACATCGCTTTTCCCTCGTAGATAACTCTGGGCCGCACATCGACTATTGTGGTTTCCGGCCTGTCTTTGATTTCGCAGAACTGTTTATAGTTGTAAAAGAATTCATCCTGGACTGAAGGCTGGAAATCGGAAGGGGGAATGAGCGGATATTCCTTTGAGAGGGGGTAGTTTTTTTCCTTCCATTTTTCGAGACCTCCGTTGAGGATACAGATATCTTTTACTCCGAAGCGTCCCAGGCTGTAGGCTACCATGGATTGTTCCAGCCCGTCACCAATTTTCGAAAACACACCGTTTCCCCCGTAGATAACAGTTGTCTTTTCATTCTGTATACCGGCCCACTGGAGAAGTTTCCCGATACACTCGGTGGGGCTGTAATGGGTGGGCAGGTTTGAGTAGAAGGCACGGAAGTGGTTTTCGTTTAAGTAGACTGCGCCCTCTATGTGTTCTTTAATATAGTCGTGTACATCGGGCTGGCAGTCGATGATTCTTATCTGGGGGTTGTTCAGGTTTTCTTTGAGCCACTCAGTGTCGATCCATTTGATAAGAGGTAAAGTCATCAGTGCCCCCTTTTTGTTATTGACGGTTTTCTTTGATTGAAAAGGCAAAGCGGGTGCCAGATTCAGGCAGGGATTACATGGCATCTGATGCTCCGGATTCTCATATTGGGAAAAATCTCACCTGCCTGGAGAGAGTTTTATTATCTGCAGATTGATGTTTGAAAAAGCCTGAGCAGGTTCAAAGCAATGAATACCTGTGGCATGAAAATTGCCGAGTGAAAAGCAGAGTACCTTTTGGCCCTAAATAAAAAAATCAGACGGGAAAAATATGAGTAAACTGATACTGATCACGGGTGGGGCGGGTTTTATCGGTTCTCATCTATGCGATGAACTTCTGGAGCATGGATACCGGGTGCGTGTGCTTGACAACCTTTCTCCACAGGTTCACGGCCCCAACGCAGAGAAGCCTGCTTATCTCAGTCCCGATGTGCAGTTTGTCAAGGGGTCTGTGGGTGATCCTGAAGTGGTGAAAGAGGCGTTGTGTGGAGTAAGTGCCGTGTTTCACTTCGCCGCATCGGTAGGTGTCGGCCAGAGTATGTATCAGATTAAAGGATACACAGAAACAAATAATCTTGGCACTGCAGTGCTTCTTGAGAGCCTTCTGGAGCGTGGTGTAGAGCGCCTGCTTGTGGCATCGAGCATGAGTGTTTACGGGGAGGGACTTTATACTGACAGTTCCGGGATCAGAGTGGAGACAGCACATCGTACTCTCGAGCAGCTTAAAAACGGGCTCTGGGAGCCGCAGTCAATCGATGGCACTCCTCTTCTTCCGGTCGCTACCCCTGAGAGTAAACCTCCTTCTCTGGCATCGGTCTATGCTCTTTCCAAATATGATCAGGAGCAGATGTGTATGATGGTCGGGAGGGCGTATGGGATTCCCACTGTAGCGCTCAGATTCTTTAATGTCTACGGTTCCCGTCAGGCCCTCTCCAACCCTTATACAGGTGTGCTGGCAATATTCGCCTCCCGGTATCTTAACGGGAAAGAGCCGCTGATATTCGAGGATGGGTATCAGAAGAGGGATTTTGTGAGTGTTCTCGATGTAGTCAGGGCCTGCAGGCTGGCTCTGGAAACCGAGCAGGCATCGGGGAAGATCTTCAATATCGGAAGTGGTTACTTTTATACGGTTCGTGATGTGGCCTCTGAGATGGCAAGAGTGCTGGGGAAGGAGAGTATCACCCCTGTAATAAGCAAAAAGTACCGTTTCGGAGATATTCGTCATTGCTATGCCGACATTACCCTTGCCAGAGAGGTTCTTGGTTATGAACCGTCGATTGCATTTGACAAGGGACTTGTTGAACTCGCTGGATGGCTCGAGGGGCAGATAGCCGATGATTTATTGGATTTGGCCAATGCCGAGCTGCTCGAAAGAGGGTTGACGGTATGAAAACGGGGCAGAAGGTGGTGGTCACCGGAGGAGCCGGATTTATCGGGACGAATCTCTGCCACCGGCTTGCCAGTGACGGGTATCAGGTGCTCCTCTATGATAATCTGTCAAGAAAAGGATCGGAAAAGAATCTGAAATGGCTTATCGACACACATGGTTCATCGATACAGGCCAGAATAGCAGATGTGAGAGATCAGAAAGCGCTCAGGGAGGCACTGGATGGAGCGCAGCGGGTATACCATTTTGCCGCCCAGGTGGCTGTTACAAGGAGTCTGGATGATCCGCTGGAGGATTTTGAGATTAATCTCAGGGGAACTGTCAATGTCCTTGAGATTCTTCGTGAGGCAGAAAATCCCCCCTTTCTTCTGTTTACATCCACTAACAAGGTCTACGGCAGGTTAGGAGATCTGCAGTTAATAAAAGAAAACACGCGTTACCGGGTACCGGATAACTCTTTCAGCGGGATAGGTGAGAGCAGGTTGCTTGACTTTCACAGCCCCTATGGATGTTCCAAAGGGGGAGCGGATCAGTATGTGATTGACTATGCCCGAACCTTCGGTATCCCTGCAACTGTTTTTCGTATGAGCTGTATTTATGGGCCACATCAGTTTGGTAATGAGGATCAGGGCTGGGTGGCTCATCTGTTGTTTCGTGCAGTCGAAAAAGAGCCTATAACTATCTACGGTGACGGCAGACAGGTGAGGGATCTGCTTTTTATAGATGACCTGGTAGAGGCTTTTCTTAATGCTTATGAACGGCGTGAAAAGTGTGCCGGGGAGGCTTTTACAATCGGAGGGGGGATAAAGAATACCCTGAGTATCCTGGAACTCCTGGAGTCGATAAAAAAGCTTCATGGAGATGTTCCCAACATGGTTTTTGCTCCGTGGCGCACGGGGGATCAGAAATTTTATGTCTCTGACCTGAGCAAATTTCACAAATTGACAGGATGGGAACCGTCGGTGGGCACCCTGGAGGGTATTTCGAGGCTTTACCGCTGGATCGTGGAATCGGGTAGAAGGGAGTTATCTCTGATGGAGAAAGAGGGGGTTGCATGAGTGTTGAGGTAGCGGGGTTAGAGAGGGATCTGTGCAGTACCGCTGTATCGGAGAGAGGAATCATGAAAGCAGCAGTGTGTGTATCACCTGGCAAGTTTGATATCTGTGATATGCCTGTTCCCGGCCCTGGAGAGGGGCAGGTGCTTGTAGAGCTTGAGGGCTGCGGGGTATGCGGCTCAAATCTTCCGCTCTGGGAGGGCCGTCCATGGTTCAGTTATCCTCGGGAGCCCGGTGCTCCGGGTCATGAGGGGTGGGGCAGAGTGAGGGAGAGGGGTGGAGGAGTTAAGGATGTAAAGGAGGGTGACAGAGTAGCTTTTCTTTCCGGTCATGCCTTTGCACAGTACGATATTGTCAATGAAGATTCCCTGGTCGTTCTTCCTCCTGAGCTTGACGGAGTACCATTTCCCGGAGAACCTCTGGGATGTGTCATGAATATTTTTAACCGCTCAGATATAAGTGAGGGGCAGACAGTGGCTGTTATAGGTATCGGGTTTATCGGTGCCCTGATCACATCACTTGCGGCAAAAAGAGGAGCAAGGGTACTCTCCCTCTCACGTCGTCAATTTGCTCTCGATACTGCCCGGAGATTCGGAGCACAGGAAACTGTATCCATGGATAATAATCATGATGTGATTACAAAGGTAATGAAATTCACCGGTGGTGGATTGTGTGACAGGGTGATAGAGGCGACCGGGTACCAGCAATCCCTGGATATAGCCGGTGAGGTTATAAAGGAGGGTGGAAAGCTTGTAATCGCCGGATATCATCAGGACGGGCTGCGCTCAGTTAATATGCAGGTGTGGAACTGGAAGGGTATCGATGTAATAAACGCTCATGAGCGTCAGAACCGCAGATATGTAGAGGGGATGAGACAGGCAGTTGAGGCGATTACCCGGGGTGAGCTTGAGCCGTCATCTCTTTACACCCACATTTATCCTCTGGAGGAACTCTCCTCTGCTTTCGAAGCTCTGAGGAGTCGTCCGGACGGTTTTATAAAGGCACTGGTGACACTATGAGTACAGAGACAAAGGTGATTCTCTCATCGTTAAGACTTGGTTTTCTGGGTGTGGGGTGGATAGGAAAAAACCGCATGGATTTCCTCACGGAAAGCGGGATAGCCCGTGTT
Coding sequences within:
- a CDS encoding serpin family protein — protein: MRKILCVLAALLVFNCVNDPVNTNRVEQGDGKFLTARSSESRDVIPASDSRVAEQAKSINQFASRMYKQLVEGNKNLFFSPYSITVALGMTDAGAAGETAEQIRSTLQVTLAGEDFHAALNGLDRSLETHSDETEKLELNVVNSIWQQNGLLIKDTYLDLLARHYDAGVNLLDFRKNPESCRIIINNWVSEQTKSRINNLLPPGSINTLTELVLTNAIYFMADWLYSFNSEKTDNQEFQLLDGEKVLVPTMKLEGENGGEIKLLYTEAENVRVLELPYKGGRIAMDFILPDSGMFSDFESNFSAEDITGLLDKLNPTVLPPIRIPKFQFTTEPMSLTNAFKSLGMTAPFSNADFSGISDKYNLVISDIIHKAFIKVDEKGTEAAAATAIILGRDTTASSYPIFVADRPFIYLIRDTQTKAILFMGRVMDPRVNG
- a CDS encoding PAS domain S-box protein; this encodes MEDLIYRNEKLREENNILKALLENTHTHLAYLDRDFNFVYINEAYASGSGHSKAELVGKNHFAFFPNPENKNFSGNAAILQSRSVFMTSHSSMWTSRKGA
- a CDS encoding cellulase, which codes for MVVRFKVSVIILCACIVSSFGAAIHLNQTGFYPEGIKKAVAIGATSDSFFVYNSQDQKVYAGALSGGKFWDASGENARIADFSAFKETGNFKIRIQGCPDSYEFTIANDVHLQVAKASIKAFYFNRASMALDAQYAGKWARSAGHPDNAVQIHQSAAFGQRTAGSTISSPGGWYDAGDYGKYIVNSGITTYTMFAAYEAFPSFYDTLNLNIPESNNDLPDLIDEVLWNLRWMLTMQDSQDGGVYHKLTSRNFCGMIMPEEDDAPRYVIMKSTAATLDFAAVTAQAYRILKKFESQLPGFADQCLTASLNAWKWARSNPAVRYNQTNHNRDYDPDITTGEYGDNNVSDEFKWAATELYIATKQDSFFTIAYPSGMLDDFYTIPAWPGVATLSLYSLFLNKKDLTSAVDEGSIVAKILDLAGDYVARCDTNPYGIGMTASDFYWGSSAVAANQGMAAVFAYLAGGDAKYKNTAINQFDYLLGRNPTGYSFVTGYGDKTPMFIHHRPSEADGIDEPIPGFVVGGPNKNREDAKDCKNAYTSELPALSYIDLMCSYASNEIAINWNAPLVFLSGAIEALQGPSVNTRNPVTVNKKSKFSVIKKKGQLRIDFPNVVSGNLKVFGIDGKVLKTKVVNNLNRVEIKTDWPGQMVLIRFTEEGTGTLLFVEKIFTGMVR
- a CDS encoding zinc ribbon domain-containing protein; amino-acid sequence: MPMYEFYCSSCNTIYTFFSRTINTDKVPLCPKCRTDDLKRMVSRFAVTAKSKNSGDDSGMPDLPIDEAKMERAIESLASEAENINEDDPRQAADLMRKLSNMTGLKLGDKMEEALSRIESGEDPEAVGQEMEDLDENDLFKVDGGGKGSSRRAAPTRDETIYDM
- a CDS encoding dodecin domain-containing protein, with translation MENVYKTIELTGSSPDSIEDAVRNALSFSSRTIRNMRWFQISDLRGRIEGTHIDKWQVTVKLAFEVDQE
- a CDS encoding DUF1328 domain-containing protein, whose amino-acid sequence is MTGWIILFLLLSAVSGFFAFSSIVVELSGIAQILFFISIALLLLSFITLLITRR
- a CDS encoding sulfurtransferase; the protein is MPCNPCLNLAPALPFQSKKTVNNKKGALMTLPLIKWIDTEWLKENLNNPQIRIIDCQPDVHDYIKEHIEGAVYLNENHFRAFYSNLPTHYSPTECIGKLLQWAGIQNEKTTVIYGGNGVFSKIGDGLEQSMVAYSLGRFGVKDICILNGGLEKWKEKNYPLSKEYPLIPPSDFQPSVQDEFFYNYKQFCEIKDRPETTIVDVRPRVIYEGKAMWSKPGHIPRAINLPWRVLMDHDNPRLLKPLEKIAELVKGRKIFPDKSIVLYCGTGREATSAFLVLKYAMNFPDVRIFEGSFTEWCTHPENLTVTGPSPVKIKSEP
- a CDS encoding NAD-dependent epimerase/dehydratase family protein, which gives rise to MSKLILITGGAGFIGSHLCDELLEHGYRVRVLDNLSPQVHGPNAEKPAYLSPDVQFVKGSVGDPEVVKEALCGVSAVFHFAASVGVGQSMYQIKGYTETNNLGTAVLLESLLERGVERLLVASSMSVYGEGLYTDSSGIRVETAHRTLEQLKNGLWEPQSIDGTPLLPVATPESKPPSLASVYALSKYDQEQMCMMVGRAYGIPTVALRFFNVYGSRQALSNPYTGVLAIFASRYLNGKEPLIFEDGYQKRDFVSVLDVVRACRLALETEQASGKIFNIGSGYFYTVRDVASEMARVLGKESITPVISKKYRFGDIRHCYADITLAREVLGYEPSIAFDKGLVELAGWLEGQIADDLLDLANAELLERGLTV
- a CDS encoding SDR family NAD(P)-dependent oxidoreductase, with translation MKTGQKVVVTGGAGFIGTNLCHRLASDGYQVLLYDNLSRKGSEKNLKWLIDTHGSSIQARIADVRDQKALREALDGAQRVYHFAAQVAVTRSLDDPLEDFEINLRGTVNVLEILREAENPPFLLFTSTNKVYGRLGDLQLIKENTRYRVPDNSFSGIGESRLLDFHSPYGCSKGGADQYVIDYARTFGIPATVFRMSCIYGPHQFGNEDQGWVAHLLFRAVEKEPITIYGDGRQVRDLLFIDDLVEAFLNAYERREKCAGEAFTIGGGIKNTLSILELLESIKKLHGDVPNMVFAPWRTGDQKFYVSDLSKFHKLTGWEPSVGTLEGISRLYRWIVESGRRELSLMEKEGVA
- a CDS encoding zinc-binding dehydrogenase is translated as MKAAVCVSPGKFDICDMPVPGPGEGQVLVELEGCGVCGSNLPLWEGRPWFSYPREPGAPGHEGWGRVRERGGGVKDVKEGDRVAFLSGHAFAQYDIVNEDSLVVLPPELDGVPFPGEPLGCVMNIFNRSDISEGQTVAVIGIGFIGALITSLAAKRGARVLSLSRRQFALDTARRFGAQETVSMDNNHDVITKVMKFTGGGLCDRVIEATGYQQSLDIAGEVIKEGGKLVIAGYHQDGLRSVNMQVWNWKGIDVINAHERQNRRYVEGMRQAVEAITRGELEPSSLYTHIYPLEELSSAFEALRSRPDGFIKALVTL